Genomic DNA from Longimicrobiales bacterium:
GAGGTGAGGCGAGTCCGGTCTGTTTCGGGAGCGCGCTCACAAATTTCGGGGTCGATGTTTTCTTGGAGCGATTCCTCCAGCTGGCACCGCCACCTGCGGCCCGCGAGGGATCCGAGGGCACGATCGACCCCGTCTCTCATCCGTTCTCCGGGTTCGTCTTCAAGGTCCAGGCGAACATGGACCCACGACACCGCGACCGCGTCGCATTCCTCCGTGTGTGCTCCGGCCAGTTTGCCGAGGGCACCGAGGCCGTCGTCTCTCGAAGTGGGAAAACGATCCGCCTGGCCCAGCCTCAGGAGTTCATGGCTCGAGAGAGAACGCATAGCGACGCCTTCGCGGTGGCAGGGGATGTCGTGGGGCTCCTCGACCGTGGATCACTCCGGGTGGGCGATACCGTCGCCGTAGGGGGCCAGATCGAGTACGCAGGTGTCCCCCGCTTCAGCCCCGAGCACTTCGCCCAGATCCACATCGAGGACGCACTCAAGCGGAAGCACCTCGACCGTGGGCTTCGCCACCTCGCGGAAGAGGGCACGATTCTTCTTCTGTTCGCGCCCTCGCTGACTGGACCGGTGCCGATCGTGGGCGCAGTCGGCGTGCTGCAGTTCGACGTCCTCCTGGACCGGCTGCAACGAGAATACAGCGTCACGGCACGCCTCGAACGGCTCCCCTTCCATTGCGCTCGATGGGTGACCGGACCGGATGCCTCCATCGACAAGGTGGCAAATGCCTATGGTCGGCGTCGGGTCGAGGACGCTGACGGGGCTGAACTGATTCTTTTCGACAACGAGTGGACGCTCCAGCGCAGTGTCGAACAGGAGAAGGAACTGACGTTTTACGACGTCCAGCCGCGGAGGCCGGCGGGCGCCTAGTATTAGCCCCGCTGCCGCCGACGCTTCAGGAATCCGATAGCCGCCGGGACGGCGACGAGCCATAGTAGCCAGGACAGGCGCTCTCCCCAGCTGAGCATCCTGAAATACTCCCACGTCAGCCACGGCAGCGTGGCCACCATTCGTATCGGCGATCCGTTGTGGTAAGGCATGCGCCGCTCAACGACGAGAACCGCGCTCCGCCGATTGGCGTGGAGCACTTCATCGATGACCTCGCCCAGTTCCACGGGTGCCATATCCGGCCACCCTGGAATGCTCATCACACTCCAGGACGCCACGGTACGCCCCCACCCGTGAAGGTTGGCCCCGCCTATCAGTGCCAGATCGAATGAATCGGCAGCCGCAATGATCTCGGCCCGCTCGGCTCGGACCTGCTCCAATCCTCGGGGCGAGCCGTCGTTGATCTCGATGCCGATCATCCCAGAGGGAGTCTCCTCCGTTAACGGGATCAGATACTTCAATGGCCCCGGCATCGTGTAGAAGAGTGTTGGCGGTCGCTCACCTCGCGCGTGGGCAACCTCGAGTGAGTCGGCCTCCATGTATACACTGTCCGCATCGAGTGCGAAGAGATAACGATCCCGGGCGCCGAGGGCATTCGTTGGCCTCAGGTGAATCCTGATTTCCGCGCCCTCGAGAATGACGGTCCGCTCACCCGCTGTCGCCGGATTGTTCGCCGCCGACTCGTCGAACCCCTTCCACGTGTAATGATCCGTCACGTAGGCCGCGTCAAAGCCACCGGCCTCATGCCACCCCCGATTACCATCGGCAGCGAAGAGGCTCCAGCCGTCGTGAGAGTGGAGAGTGTGGGAATGGAAATCGATGGATAGCAGGTCTGCGTCGGCCAAACGCATTCCGGTCATCGGGCGAGGCAGGACCATGGCCGCCAGGTAGAATCCGAAGAGCAGAACGAGGGCTATTCCGGCGCGCGTGACCTCTTTTCCAATCCGGATAGGAAGCGCTGGCGGACGTGAGAGGGGCTGTATCCGGGCACGGCTGAGGACTCGCCAGCGCAGCGAGACATACAGAAGGACAAGGGTTAGCAGCACGGCGTAGTGCTGGGTCAGCGTCAGCAGAGAGAGCGTGTCCCAGGCCCCGAAGAGCGGGGCGCCGAGGAGGTACGCAATGGGTCGCGTCTGGTGCGCGAAAGACACCGCGGACCCGGTGACTGCGTCCTGCAGCGGGGACACGGACAGGGCGGCCGACACGACGAGCACAACAGCCAAGGCCAGACCGCCCCAGCCAGGGTGGGCTCGCACCCAACCTGATTCAACACCTCGTGAAATCTGCGACCTGTGACGCGTCACGTACCTTCCTCCAACGCCTGTTGTGGCATACCGTTTCGTCGCTTGTTCATCGACCCTTTTGAAGCAGCTGATTCCGACTCCGTCCGGGCCACGCGGCCTCGCTGAGCTAGCGGTCCTCGCGCTACCCGGCGCGGATACACTCGCGGTATCCGGGCAGGAGCCCCTCGGGCTTCAAGGCGCCAAGCTCGTGGGTGCCCGGTCCGGCCGGCACAAGCCGCCCAGCACAGAGAAGCTCGATGAGGCAGTCGAGGGCTGCGTGCGGACCGCCCGAGGACAACCCGCTAAACGCCTGACCTGTTAATTCAGCAAGGCGGGGCGCATGGTGCACCCGTCTGTCGTGAGTCAGGGCCTTCCGCCAGACACAACGGCCAGTGGAATATCTCCAAAACCCCTGCGCTGTGGATTCTGACGGCCACGGGTCTCAGCTCGCACATTCTCGCTCGCGTGCTCAAAGAGTTCGGGAAAGGTCACAATGCCGTTCCTATTGAGGTCGGCTTCGCCCCGAAGCCCCTCGAGAAGTAAGTGCGTGAAGACTCCGTGCCCGTCCCACCTCTCACCTTCATGTGGGGGGCATTCTCTAGGTGCCTTCACGCAAGCGCTCCAGCGCAAGCTGTGCATCACGATGAGTCGAGTGGATTTCCAGTGTGGCCTCATAGTGCTCGATGGCCTGCCCGAAGTCCTGTTCGTCTTCGTAAGTAACGGCTCGGCTGAATTCGATGGTCGCCCGAATTGGAATCTCTTCCACTTCGGGTCGTTGCGACGGAGCCGTGAGGTTCAGCGCCTTTCCGAAGTCGTCCGCGAGATCGACGACGACCGAGAAGAGCTCATTAGTGGTGGCGGACTTCTTCATGGCCGTAAGGACCTCAGAGGTTTCCACATCCACCGCACGAATGTCCATACGGAGGTTGTCGACGATGCTAGTGACGGCACCGAGCAGTACATACTGCATGCCCAGCAGCTTCCCGATCTCGACCGCTTCTTCGACTCGGCCCGAGTAACTCAGGTCCATCTCGCGAATCAGATCATTAATTCGCTGACGCTCGACAATACGAATCCCCTCACGCGAGCTGAACTCCGTAGCGAGCATTGCAGTCACGGCCTTGCCCAGCTGCACCGATGCGCCGCCCTCACCCATCATGAAGCTCTCAAGGTCCATGACACCCACGGTCGGGATATCCTGGGCTGCGACGGGTGCAATGGCCACGATGAGTAGCGAGGCCGCGAACGCCGCCGGCAGCACTATGGGGGGAATACGCATCCGGTTCTCCAAAGCAGGGACGAAGCCCTGTGAACATCACTCGGAATGGCAAGAAAGGCGGGCAATATGGACATTTGTCCTTTGTCCACCGTTTCAGGTCCTCCTACACCTTAGGGTAGTACCAAAGGGGGCGCGACAAGATTCACCATGGTTCACTGCCTCCCGTTTTATCTTGACAAATGTCCGCCGCCCCCTATTAGCTTGGCCATGATTCACCCCCCCAGAGAGCTTTTTCGCTCTCTATTTTCTGTTCACTGTCGGACTGGGCTTCACCGCACGGGCGGGATTCCGAAGGTCGCATAGGTCGACATTTCCCAGCTGGAGCGATAGATCGCGGCAGCGCACGAGGCCGGAAATAAGACAGCGCGCAGCTATCCCCTTCGGATCCCTGGAGGGAACGAGCACTTCCCGAAGGCGCGCGCCTACTTTGGTTCGAGTAGACACTCCCGTCGGCGCGGACGGCAGTGTCCTCAGCATGGACTTCAGGGGCACCATGCGTTGGGGGGGGGCAGGAAAGAGTTCCCCTCATGCCCTGATCGCTTCAGGCGCTTAGAATGGGCGTCCAGCCCTTGGGTCGGCTGCCCTTTTTTGTCCCATTGCCCAGCCGAAGCACGCTATGTCCGAGATTCGCCGTATCGCCGTCAACACAGGTGGCGGAGACGCCCCCGGTCTGAACGCCGTCATTCGTGCGATCGTCCTGACGGCCGAGCAGTACGGGTGGGAAGTGCACGGAGTTCGCAATAGCTACGACGGCCTGTTCGAAGAGGACGGGGTCGTGCGACTCGACCGACGTGCCGTAGCCGGAATCACGCACCTGGGTGGCACCATCCTGGGCACGACAAACAAAGGAAATCCATCCCGATGGCCGGTGAGGGCAGACGACGGATCTGTCACGTATGAGGATCGGACCCAGCAGGTCGTAGACGAGTTTGCCCGACGAGAGATCGACGCGGTGATCGCCATCGGGGGAGACGGGTCACTCGGTATCGCTCAGCAGCTCGCGGAGAAGGGTTTGAAGATCGTTGGCGTGCCGAAAACCATCGACAATGACTTGGCCGCCACGAACCTCACGTTTGGCTTCACGACCGCGGTCGAGACTGCAACGGATGCCATCGGGAAGCTACACTCCACCGCGGAAGCCCATGAGCGGGTCATGGTGGTTGAGCTGATGGGGCGTACTACCGGTTGGATCTCACTCTATGCAGGCGTCGCGGGCACCGCCGACGTGATTCTGATTCCGGAGATTCCATATGACATGGAGTCCGTCTGTCGGAAAATCGAAGCGCGGTACACCAACGGACCCAAATTCGCCATTGTGGTGGTCGCCGAGGGCGCCTACGCCAAAGGGAGCGAGCCCCTCTTCAAGCAGACCGCCGGGGGCCAGAAACGACTCGGGGGCATGGCAAGGCTCGTATCAGACGAGATCCACGAGCGCACCGGTCGCGAGACCCGTGAGCTAGTTCTTGGGCACCTGCAGAGGGGTGGTGGGCCCAACGCATACGACCGGCTGCTCGCGCTTCGTTTCGGAGCGGCAGCAGCTCGGCTTGTCGCAGCAGGGCAGTTTGGAACGATGGTCGCCCTGGACCTGTCCCAAGTCCTCGCGGTCCCCCTCGAAGACGCGGTGGCGAAGATCAAGGTGGTTCCCCTCGACTCCGACGTCGTGGAGACCGCGCAATCGCTTGGGATCTGCCTCGGCGATTAGCACAATCCACACTGGCTGCGGGCACAAAAACTAGATGAGTTCAGGTACACGCAAGGAGAGGTAAGCATGATGAGCTTGTTCAAAAGGATCATCGGGACGTCGGTCGCGACATTGTGCTTCGGCGCGGCACTGGTCGCGGCCCCTTCAGCCGTGGGTGCTCAGTCCGTCGCGGACTATGTACCCCTGTCCGTTACGGCCCAGTCATTCCCTCTTTCGATCCGCAGCATCATGCGGGCGGAGTCGAACGTAGGGCAGGCACCGTCTCAGGTCCGATGGACCGACGACTCACGCTGGGTCTACTTCCAGTGGCAGCCGGGTGGCCTTGAATGGAACGAGGGTCGATCACTCTACCGCGTAGGCGCGGAGGGAGGCGCGCCTGAGAGAGTCGACGACGCAGAAGCGCGCTCCCTCGCTCCTCTCCTGGCCGGCGGAGACCTGTCACCCGACCGCTCGAGGCGTGTCGCTTCCGTGTCCGGAGATCTTTACCTGATCGACCGCAGTTCACTCGATGTGCGAAGGCTCACTCACACGGAAGACGGAGAGGGCCAGCCGCTCTTCACAGCGGACGGAGAAGGTGTGCTCTTCCGTCGAGCAAACAACGTGTACCGGATGACGCTGGACAGTGGCGAGCTGACGCAGATCACATGGATCGCATCAGGCCCTGCCCCGGACGAAGACGAAGAGGCCGAAGGGCAGAGGGGATTCCTCGCAGCGCAGCAGACCCAGTTGTTTGAGCACATTCGACGTGGGAATGCCGCAGAGCAACGCACGGACTCGATCAGTGAGTTGGTTGCCTCCACAGAGCCCGAGACCGCATACCTGAAACGCAACGAGCGGGTCCAAGGGCTCACACCTACCCGCTCTGGTGACTATGTGCTCGTTCTAGCCGCGACAGAGGCACAGGACGCAGTCCAGACAATCGTACCGGACTGGGTCACGGAGGACGGCTACACTCGCGATCTGAACGTTCGGACGAAGGTGGGCGACAACCAAGGTGCCTCACGGGCTGGCGTCCTCAACGCCGCCACCGGCGTGATCTCCTGGGTCAACGTGTCTCCCGAGGGCTACGAGGCCGAGCATGACGTGCGTGTGTTCAACGCGGGCTGGAACGACGCAGGCACGAAAGGCTTCGTGTTCGCGGTTTCCTTCGACGACCAGGATCGTTGGCTGTGGGCCGTCGACGCGGCTTCCGGAGAGCGGACGCTCGTGGATCATCTGCACGATGACGCCTGGGTAGCGGGGCCATGCTTCTCGCAGTGCGTGGGCTTCGTGCCTGGTACGGACCGCATCTATTTCGTCAGCGAGGAGACGGGCTACGCACAGATGTACGCGGTGAACTCCGATGGATCGGACAAGCGAGCTCTGACCACGGGTCAGTGGGAAGTGCTCAGCATCACCATGCCGGAAGATCGGAGCACTTTCATCCTGCGTACCAACGAAGGATCTCCGTTCAACGAGCACATGTGGACCATGGAGTTCGACGGGTCCGATCGTGAACAGCGCACGGAGGGCGACGGGCGCTTCAACGCGACGCTCTCACCCAACGGGCGCAGAGTCGCGCTGGTGCACGATGTCGCGAACCATCCGCCAGAGCTTTACCTCGCGGACGCCGGAGACCTATCCGATATGGGCGCCGTGACAATGACGCCCACCGACGAATGGATGTCCTTCCCTTGGATTCAGCCGGATATCATTCAGTTCGAGGCCGAGGACGGCACGATGGTGCCCGCGAGGATCTACCGACCCGAAGACATGGGGGCAGAGTCACACGGTGGCGCAGTCATCTTCGTACACGGTGCGGGTTACCTGCACAATGTCCACAACTATTGGTCGTCCTATTACCGCGAGTACCAGTTCAACCAGTTCCTCGCGGCGAGCGGCTACACTGTCCTCGACATCGACTACCGTGGCTCCGCAGGTTACGGTGCTGAGTGGAGAACCGGGATCTACCGGTGGATGGGCGGGAAGGACATGTCGGACCAGGTAGATGGCGCGCGCTACCTCGCGGCCAACGAAGGTGTCGACCCGGCACGCGTGGGCCTGTACGGAGGGTCGTACGGCGGCTTTATCACACTGATGGGGCTATTCACGTCTGGTGACACGTTCAAGTCCGGTGCAGCGCTTCGCTCCGTCACGGACTGGGCACACTACAACCACGGCTATACAAGCCGGATTCTGAACCTGCCCACAGACGACGTCGAGGCGTACGAGCAGTCGTCGCCGATCTATTTCGCCGAGAACTTCCAGGCGGACCAGCACCTCGTCATGCTCCACGGCATGGTCGACACGAACGTGCACTTCTCGGACGTGGTTCGTCTCTCCCAACGGCTCATCGAGCTAGGGAAAGAGAACTGGGAGATGGCGGTATATCCGGTCGAGAATCATGGCTTTGTAGAGCCTACATCCTGGACCGATGAGTATCGCCGGATCTACGAGCTGTTCGAGCGAACCCTTAGGGGCCCCGACTGCACGAGCGCCGGTGGCTTCTGCACGGTTCGCGGCGGGGTAGGTCGCTAACCCATGACGCACATTAGGAAACAGGTTGGCTGGCTCGCTGCGGAACTGGTCAACTCCGTGGCCGAGCGCCGAAGAGTATTCGGGGAGCAACTACAGGCCGCAATCGCGCCGCTCGACGAAGAGTGGGCGACCGGATGATTCGCCCTGGATCGATCGCCAACACCTTCACCGTTTCTTCCACAACGCTTGCGCCCCCACTTCGACTCGGGGATTCTTGCCATGCTCCCCCCCCTCAATCCGGTCCGCGCCCTCACGCATGAACGAAACCGAAGCCACTCCTGAGGCCACCCCGTCGCGCTTCCAGCGCACGCTCATTCAGGTGCTGGTCGTTCAGGTCGTCGCCCTCACGCTCCTTGGCCTGCTTCAGGTCTTCTATACGCGCTGAGGTCGATCACAATGCATTGGATCAACTGGGCCATCGTCGTCGTCTACCTGGCGTACGTCGTCATCGATGGCATCAAGAAGTCGAAGGACACCGACACGATCGCAGGCTACTTCGCCGCCAATAAGAGTCTTCCCTGGTGGGTCGTCGGACTGTCGGTCATGGCCACGCAGCTATCGGCGGTGACCATGATCGGCTCGACCGGTCAGGGAGCGACCGACGGCCTGCGTTTCGTACAGACCTATTTCGGGCTTCCGCTGGCGATGGTGATCCTGGGGGTCACGATCGTTCCGATGCTCCACCGGTCGGGTGTATTCACGGCATACGAGTTTCTCGAGCGGCGCTTTGATTCGAGGACCCGGTCACTCACTGCATTGCTCTTCCTGCTGTCGCGCGGGATGTCCGTGGGCGGGATCATGGCGGCCCCGGGAATCGTCTTCAGTGCAATCTTCGGGATCCCACTCATCTGGAGTGTCGCATTAATCGGCGTACCGACGGTCCTGTACACGATGGTCGGTGGTGTACAGGCGGTCGCCTGGGCTGACGTGAAGCAGATGGTGCTGATCGTAGTCGCGCTCGTTTCCATGATGATCGTGATTCTCATTCAGATGCCGATCAATCCGCACGATGCTCTCCAGATTGCGGGGGCGACGGGACGACTCGAGACGTTCGACTTCTCCCTCGATTTCAGCGAGACATACACGTTCTGGACTGGTGTCCTTGGTGGCACCTTCCTGATGCTGTCGTATTTCGGAACGGATCAGAGTCAGGTGCAGCGCTACCTCACGGCGCGCTCCGTTGACGAGGCCCGCAGCTCGCTTCTCATGAGCGCATACTGGAAGATTCCTCTTCAGGCGCTCGTGCTGCTCGTGGGTGTCGGCGTCTTCGTTTACTACCAATTCGTGCGACCGCCCCTGCTCTTCAACCCGGCACACGAAGCCGCCGTGAGCGCTGAGCGTGGCAGTGCATACGAGGCTCTCGACGCGCAGTACGACGCCGCGTTTACATTGCGGGAGTCCGCGGCGCTGACCGTCGCAGATGCGGCCGACGAACCATCCGCCGAGGCTGCCATGGAGACCTTCTTGGCTCGGGAAGCGGATATGCAGGCGATTCGTGGTGAGGCACTCGCTCTGGCCGAAGAGGTCACGGGTGAGTCTTCCCGTGATGTGAACTACATCATCCCACGTTTCGTGCTTTCGGAACTACCGATCGGCCTGGCCGGGCTCTTCATCGCTGGTGTAATCGCGGCTGCGATGTCGAGTATTGCCGCCGAACTCAACTCGCTGGCAACGACGTCGGTCATCGACTTCTATCGAAGGTGGCTGAAGCCTGAGGCTGAGGACGCGCACTACCTCAAGGTGTCTCGCGGGGCGACGGCGTTATGGGGCATATTCGCGTGCGTCGTAGCAACGTACGCGGCAACTCTGGGATCACTGATCGAAGTGGTGAATCGCTTCGGGTCATTCTTCTACGGATCGATCCTCGGGGTCTTCCTGCTCGCGATGATCCCCCGGGCCGGCTCGAACGGAGCGTTCTTTGGACTGATCATCGGGATGGGTGTCGTTGGGTATTTCAACTTCATGACCGACGTGGCCTACCTGTGGCAGAACGTCATCGGCGCAGTCGTTGTGGTCGCCGTCGGGATGGCGTTCAGCGCAGTCGGAGTGGACCCAGTGGACCCACAGGAAGCCTGATTACGACCCTTCCGGAACGGCAGTGGCGTCGACAGAGCCGACATCTCTCTCCACAAGGATCGCCTCGAGCCATTCAGCTACTTGGCCATGGAGGTCGTTCAGAATCGCCAAGTGACCGGAGATGTCTTCGGTAGCTTCTGGGTCCGGTCCCCGCCGCGATGATTCGATTCATCGCGGAGATCAGGTCATGGCTGACGTTGGCGTAGGACTCATACGCTCGTGCGACCTGAATGACCCCGTCATAGTAAAGGTAGGGGCCAGCCTCGCTGGACTGCGCGGCGGCCAGGCAGATGATGAAGTCTCAGGCAGCTCGAAGCTGCCATCGTTCACCAAAACACCGAGGTCGCCGGTCGCAACGACCTGTTCGGTGCGTCACTCCTCCACACTGAGCGCGACCATGACGGCGAAGACGATCATGCCTGCCTCAACGAGGAGTCCCGCCACTTTCTGAACCGGGGAACGCCGCTCTACTATTTGCCCCTGCCCCTGACCTCGAGATTCCATCGAGTCACCCAGCGCTGCAAGTTCCCGGTGATCGTATCCAGCGCGAGTGGAAACGCTGAACCCCGCTGGTCGATTTCAAAGCCCCCGGGAATTCGCGTCATATCAACGTTTCCGTGCGCAGGCTGCCATCGGGTCTCGAGCTTCGCCTCAGTCCCAACCTCCAGACTGCCGACATGCTCGATGAATCGTGCTGCGGCAGCGGCGGCACCCGTCCCGCGCACCATCGCCACACCAAGGGTCAGCATGGGTGTTCCCGTCTCGGGGATACGGTAGTGGAGCCAGTCGTCTCCAGCCGCACGGGCCTTCTCGACCTCCACTCTCGGCAGAATCGTCAGCAGCGCTTCCTGTCTTTTCAGTGCACGGATGGCGTCAGCCGGCTCGGACACGTAACGCCCGACCTGACTGTCGAGCCTGCCGAGCCACTCGAATCCAATATACTCGTCGCCTTCATCACGAATGGCCTCGGTCACCATCGTGCCAAGGAAGTAGGCTCCGTCATCACTCCGGCTGGGGTCGAGGACATAGATCTGGTCGACCCAGCGATGGTGAAACAGGTCGAGCCAGTCCGTTGGGGCCCGCACCAAGGTCATCGCCTCGCGATTGAATGCCACCACGAATGGGGTCACGAGCGTCACCTGCCATAGACCTTCCGCGTTGGGTTCGCCAACCCCAGCTTGGCGGACCCATCGAGGCCGATGCGGCGCGAGCAGACCGGCGTCAGCGGCCCGTTCAAGCGCGACCCCAGGCGCACCCCACCACACGTCGAAGGGGGGAGGGTCAGCCGCCAATTGAAGCTCATGAAGCGAGCCAGCCACCTCACCCTCGGTGAAGCGCACATCGATATACGGATAGATCTCCTCGAAAGACGATTCGACGAAGTCGCGCAGATCGTCAGGGAGCGTCGTGCGCACCACGAGCTGCGTGCGGTCGTCCGGCCCACAGCTCATGGCCATCAACAAACCGACGCCCATACCCACCAGCGCGATCCGAGACCTCATCTCCTGGGCCAGGAGCCCCTCGAACAGCCTCACCGCCCCCCCTGGAACGCGCTCCATTCGGCGGCGTCTAGCGAGATCAGATTCGCAAAGAGTCGATAGGCGCCCGGTACCTGTCCGGCCCACTGTCGGAAAAAGGAAAGAGCGGCGTATGCAAAAACTCCATCGCCAACAGAAGTCACAAGGACGGATCCGTATCGTGGCTCCTCTCCCGCGTCGTTCAGGTCGAGCAGCGGTACGTACCGATCATCCCACACCGACGCGAAGTAAAGCCCCCGCTCCTGCACCCAGCCCTCGAAGTCGGCCGGTGTGATCCGGTTCGGAGAGGTAAAGAGCGGCGCGTCCGCATCGATCATCCGAACCGGCGCGGTCTCGTCGGCAACCCTCGGTGAGCCCCGACCCACCTGCAGATCATAGGGAGCCAGGCTCCCGAGGGAGCCACGGTTGTACTGGACGACGACCGTGCCGCCCTCGCGTGCGAACTCGAGCAACTCACCCGCGGCAGCCTGAAGGTCAGGCCTCGTCTCATACGCCCGGACACCGAGCACGATGGTCGTGAACTCAGCGAACGCTCCATCACGAACGCTTGTCTCGTCAAGCAGCTCAACCGGCGCGCCCATCTGCCGGATCGCCTCCGGTCCGTCATCACCCGAACCCATGATGTACCCGACGCGAAGGCCCCCTGCGACCGCCACAGGAACGACGGATATGGTCGCTACCGCAGGAGTGAAGAGGGCCGCACGCTCGATGTGGTCGTAGTCGACCAGCGAGTAGCCCTCATCGAAGGTGTTGCCCCCGGTCGTGGT
This window encodes:
- a CDS encoding peptide chain release factor 3, which translates into the protein MSLEQEIARRRTFAIISHPDAGKTTLTEKLLLYGGAIRTAGSVKGRRADRHATSDWLEMEQERGISITASVLHFDYEGFRINLLDTPGHQDFSEDTYRALTAADSAIMLLDNRKGVETQTRKLFSVCRKRRLPIFTFVNKCDRVGEDPLGLLDDVQVELGIDCFVSTWPVRKDGQLIGVYDRSRERVWLYEKTDDHGKSRPNATLLELEAPELEAELGAKAVDQLAEEIELISVAGTPADLDAVARGEASPVCFGSALTNFGVDVFLERFLQLAPPPAAREGSEGTIDPVSHPFSGFVFKVQANMDPRHRDRVAFLRVCSGQFAEGTEAVVSRSGKTIRLAQPQEFMARERTHSDAFAVAGDVVGLLDRGSLRVGDTVAVGGQIEYAGVPRFSPEHFAQIHIEDALKRKHLDRGLRHLAEEGTILLLFAPSLTGPVPIVGAVGVLQFDVLLDRLQREYSVTARLERLPFHCARWVTGPDASIDKVANAYGRRRVEDADGAELILFDNEWTLQRSVEQEKELTFYDVQPRRPAGA
- a CDS encoding ATP-dependent 6-phosphofructokinase gives rise to the protein MSEIRRIAVNTGGGDAPGLNAVIRAIVLTAEQYGWEVHGVRNSYDGLFEEDGVVRLDRRAVAGITHLGGTILGTTNKGNPSRWPVRADDGSVTYEDRTQQVVDEFARREIDAVIAIGGDGSLGIAQQLAEKGLKIVGVPKTIDNDLAATNLTFGFTTAVETATDAIGKLHSTAEAHERVMVVELMGRTTGWISLYAGVAGTADVILIPEIPYDMESVCRKIEARYTNGPKFAIVVVAEGAYAKGSEPLFKQTAGGQKRLGGMARLVSDEIHERTGRETRELVLGHLQRGGGPNAYDRLLALRFGAAAARLVAAGQFGTMVALDLSQVLAVPLEDAVAKIKVVPLDSDVVETAQSLGICLGD
- a CDS encoding prolyl oligopeptidase family serine peptidase, with the protein product MMSLFKRIIGTSVATLCFGAALVAAPSAVGAQSVADYVPLSVTAQSFPLSIRSIMRAESNVGQAPSQVRWTDDSRWVYFQWQPGGLEWNEGRSLYRVGAEGGAPERVDDAEARSLAPLLAGGDLSPDRSRRVASVSGDLYLIDRSSLDVRRLTHTEDGEGQPLFTADGEGVLFRRANNVYRMTLDSGELTQITWIASGPAPDEDEEAEGQRGFLAAQQTQLFEHIRRGNAAEQRTDSISELVASTEPETAYLKRNERVQGLTPTRSGDYVLVLAATEAQDAVQTIVPDWVTEDGYTRDLNVRTKVGDNQGASRAGVLNAATGVISWVNVSPEGYEAEHDVRVFNAGWNDAGTKGFVFAVSFDDQDRWLWAVDAASGERTLVDHLHDDAWVAGPCFSQCVGFVPGTDRIYFVSEETGYAQMYAVNSDGSDKRALTTGQWEVLSITMPEDRSTFILRTNEGSPFNEHMWTMEFDGSDREQRTEGDGRFNATLSPNGRRVALVHDVANHPPELYLADAGDLSDMGAVTMTPTDEWMSFPWIQPDIIQFEAEDGTMVPARIYRPEDMGAESHGGAVIFVHGAGYLHNVHNYWSSYYREYQFNQFLAASGYTVLDIDYRGSAGYGAEWRTGIYRWMGGKDMSDQVDGARYLAANEGVDPARVGLYGGSYGGFITLMGLFTSGDTFKSGAALRSVTDWAHYNHGYTSRILNLPTDDVEAYEQSSPIYFAENFQADQHLVMLHGMVDTNVHFSDVVRLSQRLIELGKENWEMAVYPVENHGFVEPTSWTDEYRRIYELFERTLRGPDCTSAGGFCTVRGGVGR
- a CDS encoding sodium:solute symporter, with amino-acid sequence MHWINWAIVVVYLAYVVIDGIKKSKDTDTIAGYFAANKSLPWWVVGLSVMATQLSAVTMIGSTGQGATDGLRFVQTYFGLPLAMVILGVTIVPMLHRSGVFTAYEFLERRFDSRTRSLTALLFLLSRGMSVGGIMAAPGIVFSAIFGIPLIWSVALIGVPTVLYTMVGGVQAVAWADVKQMVLIVVALVSMMIVILIQMPINPHDALQIAGATGRLETFDFSLDFSETYTFWTGVLGGTFLMLSYFGTDQSQVQRYLTARSVDEARSSLLMSAYWKIPLQALVLLVGVGVFVYYQFVRPPLLFNPAHEAAVSAERGSAYEALDAQYDAAFTLRESAALTVADAADEPSAEAAMETFLAREADMQAIRGEALALAEEVTGESSRDVNYIIPRFVLSELPIGLAGLFIAGVIAAAMSSIAAELNSLATTSVIDFYRRWLKPEAEDAHYLKVSRGATALWGIFACVVATYAATLGSLIEVVNRFGSFFYGSILGVFLLAMIPRAGSNGAFFGLIIGMGVVGYFNFMTDVAYLWQNVIGAVVVVAVGMAFSAVGVDPVDPQEA
- a CDS encoding substrate-binding domain-containing protein, giving the protein MERVPGGAVRLFEGLLAQEMRSRIALVGMGVGLLMAMSCGPDDRTQLVVRTTLPDDLRDFVESSFEEIYPYIDVRFTEGEVAGSLHELQLAADPPPFDVWWGAPGVALERAADAGLLAPHRPRWVRQAGVGEPNAEGLWQVTLVTPFVVAFNREAMTLVRAPTDWLDLFHHRWVDQIYVLDPSRSDDGAYFLGTMVTEAIRDEGDEYIGFEWLGRLDSQVGRYVSEPADAIRALKRQEALLTILPRVEVEKARAAGDDWLHYRIPETGTPMLTLGVAMVRGTGAAAAAARFIEHVGSLEVGTEAKLETRWQPAHGNVDMTRIPGGFEIDQRGSAFPLALDTITGNLQRWVTRWNLEVRGRGK